From Chryseobacterium shandongense, the proteins below share one genomic window:
- a CDS encoding ABC transporter ATP-binding protein: MHLKIKQAKIGYKKPLILNADTSLNLGEVCLLIGNNGVGKTTLIKSILNQIPLLKGEIRISNKNTNELSAKEIAEQIAVVFSNSVVPQNYTVEDLISLGKYIYYPFYFELKKKDRDEVAHIIEALDLVEYKKTPLRNLSDGNLQKAFIGRAITQNSPVIILDEPTTHLDEKNKIIILKTLRALAKEHNKLILFSSHDWRLAKEFADKIWYVKDKNLYSGMVEDILLQHKELTRATLFEINPDYIPPHIIAPQVYKEMLFSLLQKNFRKDLSSLTFEFKDEVWILSDSKKIYKCGSFEEIIILLNTSY, from the coding sequence ATGCACCTGAAAATCAAGCAAGCAAAAATAGGCTACAAAAAACCATTAATTTTAAATGCAGACACCAGTCTGAATTTAGGAGAAGTATGCCTGCTGATTGGTAATAACGGTGTAGGGAAAACCACTTTAATAAAATCTATTTTAAACCAGATTCCGCTTCTAAAGGGTGAAATCAGGATCAGTAACAAAAATACCAACGAACTTTCGGCAAAAGAAATAGCAGAACAAATTGCTGTTGTCTTTTCAAATTCGGTTGTGCCGCAGAATTATACGGTTGAAGATTTGATTTCACTGGGAAAATACATTTATTACCCATTTTATTTTGAGCTCAAAAAAAAAGACCGGGACGAAGTTGCACATATTATTGAAGCATTGGATTTAGTTGAATATAAGAAAACGCCGCTCAGAAACCTTTCGGATGGAAACCTTCAGAAAGCATTTATAGGAAGAGCCATTACACAAAATTCACCTGTCATAATTCTTGATGAACCTACAACGCATCTTGATGAAAAAAATAAAATCATTATTCTTAAAACACTTCGCGCATTAGCAAAAGAACATAATAAATTAATTCTTTTTTCTTCTCATGACTGGAGGCTTGCTAAAGAATTTGCCGATAAAATATGGTATGTAAAGGATAAAAATTTATATTCCGGAATGGTGGAAGATATTCTTTTGCAACATAAGGAGTTGACACGTGCCACGCTATTTGAAATTAATCCGGATTATATTCCACCGCATATCATTGCGCCTCAAGTATACAAAGAAATGCTCTTTTCATTACTCCAGAAAAATTTCAGAAAAGACCTATCATCATTAACTTTTGAATTTAAAGATGAAGTGTGGATATTATCAGATTCCAAGAAAATATACAAATGCGGATCTTTCGAGGAAATCATTATTCTATTGAATACTAGCTATTAA
- a CDS encoding MarR family winged helix-turn-helix transcriptional regulator, whose amino-acid sequence MDNKKDKIENVDLILKQTWLAVSKMYTEMAQEHDSTAVQALTLLKIDPKEGTRSTNLGPKMAIEPTSLTRIIKLLEDNGYIYKEKTTTDKREVIIKLTDKGLHSRNMSKEVVVNFNKRIMEKIAPEKLETFKEVMNEIMKIATDLNNRK is encoded by the coding sequence ATGGATAATAAGAAAGATAAAATAGAAAACGTTGATTTAATTCTCAAACAAACCTGGCTCGCTGTTTCAAAGATGTATACAGAAATGGCGCAGGAACATGATTCCACTGCCGTTCAGGCACTTACTCTTCTTAAAATTGATCCTAAAGAAGGAACAAGAAGTACAAACCTTGGTCCTAAAATGGCTATTGAGCCAACGTCTTTAACGAGAATTATTAAACTTCTTGAAGATAATGGATATATATACAAAGAAAAAACGACAACCGATAAAAGGGAAGTAATCATCAAACTTACGGATAAAGGCCTGCATTCCAGGAATATGTCTAAAGAGGTGGTGGTAAATTTCAATAAAAGAATTATGGAGAAAATCGCTCCTGAAAAACTCGAAACTTTTAAGGAAGTGATGAACGAAATTATGAAGATCGCTACCGATTTGAACAATAGAAAATAA
- a CDS encoding 3-hydroxyacyl-CoA dehydrogenase/enoyl-CoA hydratase family protein, whose translation MKRRIKHVTVLGSGIMGSGIAAHFANIGVQVSLLDIVPFELTEAEQKKGLTKDDKAVRNRIALENFEKLKKASPALLYSPKFADRIKVGNFDDDLPNIKNTDWIIEVVVEKLDIKKSVYEKIEQFRKPGTLISSNTSGIPIHLLTEGRSEDFKHYFAGTHFFNPVRYLPLLEIIPTSDTLPEVIDFYMNYGAKFLGKTTVLAKDTPAFIANRIGVFSMMDLLHNVQKLGLTVSEVDKLTGPVIGRPKSATFRTADVVGLDTLVMVANGVRQSGAEANDFNDVFALPDYIQKMVENKWLGSKTEQGFYKKVKNAEGKSEIHGLNLDTLEYELQGKSSFSTLELTKNIDKPIDRFKVLIGGKDKAGELYRKSLGALFAYVSHKVPEISDEVYKIDDAMRAGFGWENGPFEIWDAVGVKKGIELAKDAGYEVSDWVQHVETFYKVNEEGQSIYVDKNSGEYNNIPGQDAFIILDNIRKNKTLWSNSGAAIEDLGDGIINFEIRSKMNSLGGEVLDGLNRAIDLAEKEYDGLVIGNQGTNFSVGANLAMILMMAIEQDWDDLNMAIAYFQKSMMRVRYSSIPVVVAPHGMTLGGGCEMTMHADRVVAAAETYIGLVETGVGVIPGGGGTKELTLRTSREFHNDDVKNNRLREAFMNIAMGKVATSAYEAYDMGILEHGKDIVAVDKRTQIKTAKMLAKSLAEHGYTQPIEQKVKVLGKDALGMFYVGTDQMLTGNYISEHDKKIADKLANVMVGGNLSEPTVVTEQYLLNLERETFLQLCGERKTLERIQYMLQNGKPLRN comes from the coding sequence ATGAAAAGAAGAATCAAACACGTTACAGTTCTTGGTTCAGGAATTATGGGAAGCGGTATTGCAGCACACTTTGCCAATATTGGCGTACAGGTGTCGTTGCTGGATATTGTTCCCTTTGAACTCACTGAAGCGGAACAGAAAAAAGGTTTGACCAAAGATGATAAGGCGGTAAGAAACAGAATCGCTTTGGAAAACTTTGAAAAACTTAAGAAAGCAAGTCCGGCTCTACTCTACTCTCCGAAATTTGCAGATAGAATTAAAGTTGGAAACTTCGACGATGATTTACCGAACATAAAAAATACAGACTGGATCATTGAAGTTGTTGTTGAAAAACTCGACATTAAAAAATCCGTTTACGAAAAAATTGAACAGTTCAGAAAGCCGGGAACATTAATTTCTTCCAATACTTCAGGGATTCCTATTCATCTTTTAACGGAAGGCAGAAGCGAGGATTTCAAACATTATTTTGCAGGAACACACTTCTTTAATCCGGTACGATATCTTCCGCTTTTAGAAATTATTCCTACCAGCGACACACTTCCTGAAGTGATTGATTTCTATATGAATTACGGAGCGAAGTTTTTAGGAAAAACAACGGTTTTAGCCAAAGATACGCCGGCATTTATTGCCAACAGAATCGGGGTTTTCTCGATGATGGATTTACTTCATAATGTTCAGAAATTAGGCTTAACGGTTTCCGAAGTTGATAAACTAACGGGGCCGGTAATCGGTCGTCCAAAATCGGCTACCTTCAGAACAGCAGATGTTGTTGGACTGGATACTTTAGTTATGGTGGCAAATGGCGTTCGTCAGAGCGGTGCTGAAGCCAATGATTTTAATGATGTTTTCGCCCTTCCGGATTACATCCAGAAAATGGTTGAGAACAAGTGGTTGGGATCTAAAACAGAACAGGGTTTCTATAAAAAGGTAAAAAATGCAGAAGGAAAATCTGAAATTCATGGACTAAACCTTGATACTCTAGAATATGAGCTTCAGGGTAAATCATCTTTTTCAACTTTAGAATTAACGAAAAATATTGACAAGCCAATCGACAGATTTAAAGTCTTAATTGGCGGAAAAGATAAAGCCGGAGAATTATACAGAAAATCATTAGGAGCATTATTCGCGTATGTCTCTCATAAAGTTCCTGAAATCTCCGATGAAGTTTATAAAATAGATGATGCCATGAGAGCCGGATTCGGATGGGAAAACGGACCATTTGAAATTTGGGATGCCGTTGGTGTTAAAAAAGGTATTGAGCTGGCTAAAGATGCAGGTTACGAAGTTTCAGACTGGGTTCAACATGTAGAAACTTTCTACAAAGTTAATGAAGAGGGGCAAAGCATTTATGTTGATAAAAACTCCGGTGAATACAACAACATTCCGGGACAGGATGCTTTTATTATTTTAGATAATATCAGAAAAAATAAAACACTTTGGAGTAATTCTGGTGCCGCTATTGAAGATTTGGGCGACGGAATCATCAACTTTGAAATCCGGTCTAAAATGAACTCTTTAGGAGGCGAAGTTCTGGATGGATTAAACAGAGCGATTGATTTAGCTGAAAAAGAATATGACGGTTTAGTAATCGGAAACCAGGGGACCAATTTCTCTGTAGGTGCTAATTTAGCCATGATTCTCATGATGGCTATCGAACAGGATTGGGACGATTTGAATATGGCCATTGCTTATTTCCAAAAATCAATGATGAGAGTTCGTTATTCTTCAATTCCTGTAGTGGTCGCTCCTCACGGAATGACTTTAGGAGGAGGTTGCGAAATGACGATGCACGCAGACAGAGTTGTCGCAGCAGCGGAAACGTATATCGGACTGGTAGAAACCGGAGTTGGTGTAATTCCTGGTGGTGGTGGAACGAAAGAACTGACATTGAGAACTTCCAGAGAATTCCATAACGACGATGTTAAAAATAACAGACTTCGCGAAGCCTTTATGAATATTGCCATGGGTAAAGTAGCAACTTCCGCTTACGAAGCTTACGACATGGGAATTCTTGAGCATGGAAAAGATATCGTGGCAGTTGACAAAAGAACGCAGATTAAAACAGCAAAAATGCTTGCTAAAAGCTTAGCAGAGCACGGTTATACTCAACCTATCGAGCAAAAGGTGAAAGTTTTGGGTAAAGATGCCTTAGGAATGTTCTACGTAGGAACCGACCAGATGTTAACCGGAAACTATATCTCTGAACACGATAAGAAAATTGCAGATAAACTGGCTAACGTTATGGTCGGCGGAAATCTTTCTGAACCAACCGTGGTAACCGAGCAATATTTATTGAATTTAGAAAGAGAAACGTTCCTACAGCTTTGCGGGGAAAGAAAAACGTTGGAGAGAATTCAGTACATGTTGCAAAATGGAAAACCGTTAAGAAACTAG
- a CDS encoding thiolase family protein, which translates to MKTAYIVKGFRTAVGKAPKGSLRFTRPDVMAATVIEKLMAELPQLDKNRIDDLIVGNAMPEAEQGLNVARLISLMGLNTDKVPGVTVNRYCASGSEAIAIASAKIQAGMADCIIAGGTESMSYIPMGGYKPVPETDIAKTNPDYYWGMGYTAEEVAKQYNITREEQDQFAFESHMKALKANQEGRFASQIVPIPVEYNFLDENQKMQTKKFDFSVDEGPRADTSLEGLAKLRPVFANGGSVTAGNSSQMSDGAAFVMVMSEEMVKELGLEPEARLVAYAAAGLEPRIMGMGPIYAIPKALKQAGLELKDIELIELNEAFASQSVAIKKELDLNPEILNVNGGAIALGHPLGCTGTKLTVQLLDEMRKRGNKYGMVSMCVGTGQGAASIFELL; encoded by the coding sequence ATGAAAACAGCATATATCGTAAAAGGGTTCAGAACTGCCGTTGGGAAAGCGCCAAAAGGAAGTTTACGATTTACAAGACCCGACGTAATGGCGGCAACCGTAATTGAAAAATTAATGGCTGAGCTTCCGCAATTAGATAAAAACAGAATAGACGACCTGATCGTGGGAAACGCGATGCCGGAAGCCGAACAGGGCTTGAATGTGGCGCGTCTGATTTCCTTAATGGGTCTTAATACCGACAAAGTTCCCGGAGTGACCGTGAACAGATACTGCGCATCCGGAAGTGAGGCGATTGCCATTGCTTCTGCAAAAATTCAGGCCGGCATGGCAGACTGTATTATCGCAGGAGGTACAGAATCGATGTCTTATATTCCGATGGGCGGTTATAAGCCGGTTCCTGAGACAGATATTGCCAAAACAAATCCCGATTATTATTGGGGAATGGGTTATACTGCGGAAGAAGTAGCGAAACAATACAATATTACCAGAGAAGAGCAGGATCAGTTTGCATTTGAATCTCACATGAAAGCGTTGAAAGCAAATCAGGAAGGGAGATTTGCAAGCCAGATTGTTCCGATTCCTGTGGAATATAATTTTCTGGACGAAAACCAGAAGATGCAGACTAAAAAATTTGATTTTTCAGTTGATGAAGGTCCCAGAGCAGATACTTCTCTGGAAGGACTTGCAAAATTAAGACCCGTATTCGCTAACGGAGGAAGCGTAACCGCCGGAAATTCATCCCAGATGAGCGACGGAGCCGCTTTTGTAATGGTGATGAGTGAAGAGATGGTAAAAGAATTAGGTCTTGAGCCGGAAGCTAGATTGGTCGCTTATGCAGCTGCCGGATTGGAACCGAGAATTATGGGAATGGGACCGATTTATGCGATTCCGAAAGCTCTGAAACAGGCAGGCTTAGAATTAAAGGATATTGAATTAATCGAATTGAATGAGGCTTTTGCTTCTCAATCAGTTGCTATTAAAAAGGAATTGGATCTGAATCCGGAGATTTTAAATGTTAACGGAGGAGCAATTGCTTTGGGTCACCCTCTTGGCTGTACCGGAACGAAATTAACCGTTCAGCTTCTTGACGAAATGAGAAAGCGCGGAAACAAATACGGAATGGTTTCCATGTGCGTGGGAACAGGACAGGGAGCAGCGAGTATTTTTGAGCTTTTATAA
- a CDS encoding acyl-CoA dehydrogenase family protein, whose product MGNIVKGGEFLIKEIPANEIFSLEELNEEQKMLRDSAKEFIDREVVPQHDRFEKKDYALTEETMRKLGEMGLLGITVPEEYGGLGMGFVSTMLACDYVSGGNGSLATAYGAHTGIGTLPTLLYGSEELKKKYLPDLAAGTKFGAYCLTEPDAGSDANSGKTRAKLSEDGKHYIINGQKMWISNAGFADTFTLFAKIDDDKNITGFVINRSELENPESLTFGEEEHKLGIRSSSTRQVFFNDMKVPVENMLGERNNGFKIALNALNVGRIKLAAANLDGQRRILNHSIQYSNERKQFGVSISTFGAIRKKIAEMATGVFVSEAGSYRLAKNVEDKIAELVAGGMDHQQAELKGVEEFAVEASILKVFVSDLTQNTADEGIQIYGGMGFSEDTPMESAWRDARIGRIYEGTNEINRLLAVGMLIKRAMKGELDLLSPAMAISKELMGIPSFDVPDYSAFMSEEKAIIANLKKVFLMVSGAALQKYMMDIEKQQHLLLNASEILNQIYMAESTVLRAEKHFSADSVEAAMAQLNLYKAVEKIITAAKEGIVSFAEGDEQRMMLSGLRRFTKYANHPNVVALTEKIAAHYIEKGAY is encoded by the coding sequence ATGGGAAATATAGTAAAAGGTGGTGAATTCTTAATTAAAGAAATTCCTGCAAACGAAATCTTCAGTCTTGAAGAACTGAACGAAGAACAGAAAATGCTTCGCGATTCTGCGAAAGAATTTATAGACAGAGAAGTTGTTCCGCAACACGATCGTTTTGAGAAAAAAGATTATGCACTGACGGAAGAAACTATGCGCAAATTAGGCGAAATGGGACTTCTTGGAATCACCGTTCCTGAAGAATACGGCGGTCTTGGGATGGGATTTGTGAGCACAATGTTGGCTTGTGACTACGTTTCAGGTGGAAATGGCTCATTGGCAACAGCTTACGGAGCGCATACCGGAATCGGAACTTTACCGACCCTTCTGTATGGAAGCGAAGAATTGAAGAAGAAATATCTTCCGGATTTGGCTGCCGGAACAAAATTCGGAGCTTATTGTCTGACAGAGCCGGATGCCGGTTCCGATGCAAACTCAGGAAAAACAAGAGCAAAATTATCTGAAGACGGAAAACATTACATCATTAACGGACAAAAAATGTGGATTTCAAATGCAGGTTTTGCAGATACTTTCACTTTGTTTGCGAAAATTGATGATGACAAAAATATCACCGGCTTTGTAATCAACCGTTCTGAATTAGAGAATCCTGAAAGTTTGACTTTTGGTGAGGAAGAACACAAATTAGGTATTCGTTCATCCTCTACCCGTCAGGTTTTTTTCAATGATATGAAAGTTCCTGTTGAGAACATGTTGGGAGAAAGAAACAACGGTTTCAAAATCGCTCTAAATGCATTGAATGTTGGTAGAATTAAATTAGCAGCAGCAAATCTTGACGGACAGAGAAGAATTTTAAACCACTCTATTCAATACTCAAATGAGAGAAAACAGTTTGGTGTTTCTATTTCAACTTTCGGAGCAATCAGAAAGAAAATTGCTGAAATGGCAACCGGCGTTTTTGTAAGTGAGGCAGGCTCGTATCGTTTAGCGAAAAATGTTGAAGATAAAATTGCAGAATTAGTGGCAGGAGGAATGGATCATCAACAGGCTGAATTAAAAGGTGTTGAAGAATTTGCTGTAGAAGCTTCTATCCTTAAAGTTTTTGTTTCAGATCTTACTCAAAATACAGCTGATGAAGGAATCCAGATCTATGGCGGAATGGGATTCTCAGAAGATACTCCAATGGAATCTGCATGGAGAGATGCCCGAATCGGAAGAATTTACGAAGGAACCAACGAAATCAACAGACTTTTAGCAGTTGGAATGTTAATCAAGAGAGCAATGAAAGGAGAATTAGACTTATTATCTCCGGCAATGGCAATCAGCAAAGAATTGATGGGAATTCCTTCATTTGACGTACCGGATTATTCAGCTTTCATGAGCGAAGAAAAAGCTATTATTGCCAATCTTAAAAAAGTATTCTTGATGGTTTCCGGAGCTGCCCTTCAGAAATATATGATGGATATTGAAAAACAGCAGCATTTGCTGTTGAATGCCTCCGAAATCCTTAACCAAATCTACATGGCAGAATCTACCGTATTAAGAGCGGAAAAACATTTCTCAGCAGACTCTGTAGAAGCGGCAATGGCTCAGTTAAATCTTTATAAAGCCGTTGAAAAAATCATTACCGCTGCAAAAGAAGGAATTGTTTCTTTTGCCGAAGGTGATGAGCAGAGAATGATGCTTTCCGGATTAAGAAGATTTACGAAATATGCTAATCACCCGAATGTAGTGGCATTGACAGAAAAAATTGCTGCTCATTATATCGAGAAAGGAGCTTATTAG
- a CDS encoding phosphohydrolase, which produces MTKEELLNRAIKIADKAHKGQTDKYHAPYIAHVMRVMEYGKTLDEKIVGVLHDVVEDHPQEFSLDYLRSEGFPEYIIFAISCLTKFDPEEDYDDFVRRTERSPLAVAVKLNDLRDNMDLRRVNRELTPKDIKRFNKYLKAYRYLIEKY; this is translated from the coding sequence ATGACAAAAGAAGAACTGCTCAACAGAGCGATAAAAATAGCCGATAAGGCACACAAAGGACAGACAGATAAATACCATGCACCTTACATTGCTCACGTAATGCGTGTCATGGAATACGGAAAAACGCTGGATGAAAAAATTGTTGGCGTTCTCCATGATGTTGTTGAGGATCATCCCCAGGAATTCAGCCTGGATTATCTGCGAAGCGAAGGATTTCCCGAATATATTATTTTTGCAATCAGCTGTCTTACCAAGTTTGATCCCGAAGAAGATTATGATGATTTTGTAAGAAGAACCGAACGTTCTCCGCTTGCCGTAGCTGTAAAACTAAATGATTTACGAGATAATATGGATCTTCGCAGAGTGAACAGAGAGCTTACTCCTAAAGACATCAAAAGATTTAATAAATATCTTAAAGCCTATCGTTATCTGATCGAAAAATATTGA
- a CDS encoding DUF2490 domain-containing protein, with amino-acid sequence MKLSVGLGLGLLLSVTFFKAQEHQEHISSFNALTITYKFHPKFFVYAEGQSRGIQEYTYPDYYEIKGGLGYNLTKNHKPFIGLGRYATYKDQKINKEEFRVWLQDVIDFKKGIVKFENRLRAEKSWFYEPQSGKSSERMRYRYRLNISVPLNAKEVKKGTVFANVYDEIFLVSPMKPTFARNRVYGGFGYQIDDYFGILGGYLWQREFEASGNKNFHFVYLALNINIDATKHPKKTFDFPGAD; translated from the coding sequence ATGAAATTGTCAGTAGGTTTAGGTTTGGGGCTACTTTTAAGTGTAACATTTTTCAAGGCACAGGAACATCAGGAACATATTTCCAGCTTCAATGCACTCACAATTACCTACAAATTTCATCCGAAGTTTTTTGTATATGCTGAAGGGCAGTCCAGAGGAATCCAGGAGTACACGTATCCCGATTATTATGAAATTAAAGGTGGATTAGGATATAATCTTACCAAAAACCACAAACCCTTTATCGGATTGGGAAGATATGCCACTTACAAAGACCAGAAAATTAACAAAGAAGAATTCAGGGTATGGCTTCAGGATGTTATTGATTTCAAGAAAGGCATTGTAAAATTTGAGAACAGGCTGCGTGCGGAAAAAAGCTGGTTTTACGAACCTCAGTCGGGGAAAAGTTCTGAAAGAATGCGCTACCGATATCGTCTGAATATAAGTGTTCCACTCAATGCAAAGGAAGTAAAAAAAGGAACTGTTTTTGCCAATGTATATGATGAAATTTTCCTTGTAAGCCCCATGAAACCAACCTTTGCCAGAAACAGGGTTTACGGCGGTTTTGGATATCAGATTGATGATTATTTCGGAATTTTAGGAGGATATTTATGGCAAAGGGAATTTGAAGCTTCCGGAAATAAAAATTTTCACTTTGTTTACCTGGCTTTAAATATTAATATCGACGCGACGAAACATCCGAAAAAGACTTTTGACTTCCCGGGAGCAGATTAA
- a CDS encoding TonB-dependent receptor plug domain-containing protein, whose product MIRRAGSIFFLGALFFAQAQEKSTDIETVEIQGKLFSTPYKSANQNITVITREEIINSPAKSIDEILQQVTGMDIRRRGANGVQSDIGFRGSSFEQVLLLLNGIRMNDSQTGHNSMNLPVDLSDVERIEVIKGPAARRFGQNAYAGVINIITKINPGKRVKVSVEGGDYETYDLGFNAQLGNEKFSNSLQANSSGSQGYMYNTDYEIRNVFYQSKLNIKDGNIRLQAGFSEKKFGANGFYASKAATEQYEEVQASVISVAHQQAFGRLKLNSNVYWRRGQDMYLFNRQKPEIYRNMHIGNNVGGEVNSSYEWGLGTTGIGVELRKEFLASNNLGERNRFVSQVFFEHHFSLLDKKLNINPGISWANYSNEGNFFYPGLDVGYSFNQNSKVYGNVAKVHRIPTFTDLYYISKTEQGNPDLLPENAVYAEIGYQFQTKNILAKVSGFLRDTNDAIDWTKVQPEDPVWYARNIGETTVKGIEAEFNHRLKDWLKYSVGYTYLDNQLNKPAEFSARYLLDNLKHQFIAKLETRFLKNFTNEIVYRYNERLNNASYNLVDNKLSFVKRDFSLYVLINNITNTSYTETFGVEMPQRWFHVGLSYNFNIK is encoded by the coding sequence ATGATACGAAGAGCAGGGAGTATTTTTTTTCTCGGAGCCTTATTTTTTGCACAGGCACAGGAAAAATCTACCGATATTGAAACTGTTGAAATTCAGGGAAAACTTTTTTCGACACCATATAAAAGTGCCAACCAGAATATCACTGTAATTACAAGAGAAGAAATTATTAATTCTCCTGCAAAAAGTATTGACGAAATCCTGCAGCAGGTAACGGGAATGGACATCAGAAGGAGAGGAGCCAACGGCGTGCAAAGTGATATTGGTTTCAGAGGAAGTTCTTTTGAGCAGGTACTTCTTCTCTTGAACGGAATCCGTATGAACGATTCACAGACCGGGCATAATTCTATGAATCTTCCTGTAGATCTTAGTGATGTAGAAAGAATTGAAGTGATTAAAGGCCCTGCAGCAAGGCGTTTCGGGCAAAATGCCTACGCCGGAGTTATCAATATCATTACCAAAATAAATCCCGGTAAAAGAGTAAAGGTAAGTGTTGAAGGAGGAGATTATGAAACGTATGATCTTGGCTTCAATGCTCAGCTGGGAAATGAGAAATTCTCTAATTCTTTACAGGCGAATTCCTCAGGCTCTCAGGGTTATATGTATAATACAGATTATGAAATCAGGAATGTTTTTTATCAAAGCAAACTTAATATAAAAGACGGAAATATAAGATTGCAGGCTGGCTTTTCGGAAAAGAAATTCGGAGCAAACGGATTTTATGCTTCTAAAGCCGCAACGGAGCAATATGAAGAAGTTCAGGCTTCCGTGATCAGTGTTGCACATCAGCAGGCCTTCGGAAGATTAAAATTAAACTCCAATGTATATTGGCGAAGAGGGCAGGATATGTATCTGTTTAACAGACAGAAGCCTGAAATTTACAGGAATATGCACATTGGGAATAATGTAGGAGGAGAAGTTAATTCGAGTTATGAATGGGGACTGGGAACAACAGGAATCGGGGTTGAATTAAGAAAAGAATTTCTGGCAAGCAATAATCTGGGCGAAAGAAACCGCTTTGTTTCCCAGGTATTTTTCGAGCATCATTTTTCACTTTTAGATAAAAAACTTAATATCAATCCAGGAATATCGTGGGCTAATTATTCGAATGAAGGCAATTTTTTCTATCCGGGACTGGATGTCGGTTACAGCTTTAACCAAAATAGCAAAGTGTATGGAAACGTTGCAAAAGTACACCGGATTCCCACGTTCACCGATCTTTATTACATCAGCAAAACCGAGCAGGGAAATCCTGACCTGTTACCTGAAAATGCGGTATACGCAGAAATCGGATACCAATTTCAGACTAAAAATATTTTAGCTAAAGTTAGCGGTTTTCTGAGAGATACAAACGACGCAATTGACTGGACCAAGGTACAACCGGAAGATCCTGTTTGGTACGCCCGAAACATAGGCGAAACAACCGTGAAAGGAATTGAAGCAGAATTCAATCACCGCCTGAAGGACTGGCTTAAATATTCCGTTGGCTACACTTATCTTGACAATCAATTAAACAAGCCTGCTGAATTTTCGGCGAGGTATCTTCTCGATAACTTAAAACATCAGTTTATTGCAAAATTAGAAACACGCTTCCTTAAAAATTTCACCAATGAAATTGTTTACCGTTACAATGAAAGACTGAACAATGCAAGCTACAATCTTGTAGATAATAAATTAAGTTTTGTTAAAAGAGATTTTTCCCTTTACGTTTTGATTAATAACATAACAAACACTTCATATACAGAAACATTCGGTGTAGAAATGCCACAAAGATGGTTTCATGTAGGATTATCTTATAATTTCAATATTAAATAA